In Tachypleus tridentatus isolate NWPU-2018 chromosome 3, ASM421037v1, whole genome shotgun sequence, the sequence cagaaacaaatcaaggagaaagaatagtcagagaactgagtcagccatttcttggaaaaggaaggacaataacgacagataatttctttacaacaatgacacttgccaagtacctacgaacaaaaagaacaggacttgttggaaccatacggaaatcaagaaccttcctgcctcctgaaataaatgcaaaatctagagagttatcaccaaagtttttctatcatgacgacatcactcttctcaggcactcagacaaaccagaaaaatatgtgctactactgagttctcagcatcagtctggtgaagtagaagagaatggaaagcccgaaattgtcaatctttacaatgcaacgaaggcaggtgtcgacactctcgatcaactggtgagatattatacaacaaagaggcgatcaaagcgctggtcagtctgcatattctataacattctagatcttgctgcgtacaatgctttcgttctatactcgacaaaacatccagaatttcttcgtcaacataaatcaagagccagaagagaatttatacggcaattgatgcttgaaatcaaagaaatttactgcaaagataatgtcaaaacaacctcatgtgaaccgcctgcaaagagggcaaaaagaggacgatgccatttgtgcggcagatcaaaagataaaCAGTCAAAAAtcgtttgctcaaattgtaaaaaaaatgtttgtcagaaccattctaaagttgtttgtaatgaatgttgctaaatcactgtgtttctattggtaaaatatatggggcctgataggccccaaaatcactttagtggatgtaaatatttttttcgtaggagtgttaagagaaaacagctagtcatcacctcccatcaccaacttttgggctactcttttaccaacaaatagtgggattgattgtcacactATAACCACCCCCTGGTTGAAAAGGCGAttatgattggtgtgacggggattcgaacctgcgactctcacaTTACAaatcaagcgccttaatcacctggccaccTTGGATGCTGTGAAGACAGTAAAGTTAAGTGAGCTTCGCGAGATTAACAGAGAGCTTAATAAGTAGATGAATAATAAGGGCTGCctttaagtttttcatttatttttaattgttttaatttagtttagaggatggaacagtcGAGTAAATCCCACATTGTTCCAAAACGTTACTTTATATATGTTAACTTATAAAGCGATAGGAATTTTCGATTCTAaacagttaaaaagaaacaaaaagactTAGCTATCCATAAGCTATAATTAATTTAagcaaaaacaatatatttttgtactaacTGTTTTATTTGCTAAAGTTTATCACCAGTTTGTATACACCCAAGAAAGgtataaactgaatattttgcGAAACAGTGAAGTTCACCAAGTAACAGCTCCATTTCGTTATTTTTAGATAAAGTTCCAAATGCACCTCAAAAACACTTGTTCTGTAAATTTACCCGTTctagaaatattgttataaacgtTTATAATTTCTATTACGTTAGGGATTAAAATCAATATCCtatggtaaatctgttacacgTCATATCAATCAAGCAAACTAAGACATTTTGTTGACATGCTGAGCTTCTTCCAGTTCAgcttccaaacacacacacaaaaaaaagattACTGTGAAAAGCGGAATAAGAACGATTAGTGGCTTCTTAACTAATTATTTACAGAGTTGTTCATCGctatgtatacaaaataaaatcagatGTTAGCCATTACTTTAAATCGAGGTGCTTATAATCGTACCCATAAAGcgatattacaaaaaaatatactgaaatgtaCATGGGTGGAACATACACTACACAATTACAACTTTGCTAACTTGCTTTTTCGTATTaacttacaatatttttgttcGTTTACTcgttttgttaaatttcgcgaaaAGGTACTCGTGGagtatctgagctagccgtccgtaattttgaaatgatacgaGCATACTATTGAATTCTGTAGTACATACTACCAGCTGCTAAACTTTTAAACCCGAGAGAGAAAACAATAAGTTACCATATCTATTATCATAACTCATCACTGCCAGTTTTTAAATTCTAGCAATcacaaacattacattttttgtGTTCCCCACCGTTTCTATTAGAATATAGAAGTTTTTGGTGATTTTCCTGGTCAACGTTAACATCAATTACTCTGGTAAaagattttttacttttcttattgtttggatattttttatgtttgtgcttttattgtaaaattaggtttgtttttaattattatgcatagtttgttttttctataagTTCTATATgcgtatttgttttgaatgtgaAGTTTTTAtgcataattatttaaatataaaatgctaaaaacatTCGTCACTTTATCCGTTTAGAGCACTTCCATGTTTGTGCTCAAACTGAAAACACACTGGACAAATTATGAGGGACTTCTTCACTATCTCATGTTGAGCCATCTGATGCCCAAAATACAACTAGAATGCACTGTGGTGTGATTTCCGCAAAACGATGGAAAGCATGCAAGTCCATTCTACTCTGTTCCTCCAGCAGTCCAACCTAAAACCTCTTGATAGTAAGATATACTTCCGCACAACACATTCCATCACACCCCACAGATTCTCAATGAGAAGTGAAACCTAATTAATGTGGTGGGCTAAAGACCAAAGACTTGAAACCTGCTTCGAATACCATCACTgtcaatttcatttatttattttttttaaacatgtcgTAAAAATTTACTGTACAAGTCTACTAGTTATATTACAACCGCATGTACTTAAGTCGTAAACTCACACTTACAAAAACTTCTGAAAGTTCATTTTAAAATcacctaaatatatatttgtatatttatagtgATGAGACGCCTactttctaaattatttaatatttaagttttctttgttgttaaacgcCAAAGAATACAACGGATTATCTGTACTTTTTCAATAGCGTATATATTAATACACTTTTTTGCGTTACAAGTCCTCAAGTTTTTCGCTGATCCACCAAATGGCacatttataaagttcaatagCAAGTTCGTTTGTTAGGAAATATAGcaaatatatagtatatatatgtataagatagataaatattttcatagaagTTTTTAGAACTAGAACAAAAAGTTGGACAAATTATGTACTTCAACCTAAAAAATTTGTAAAGTTGacttaaagtaaaacaaatctttatCACGCATTGATAGAATAGTAAATTCGACTTGTACTTAAACTGTTACAATATCATTCGTGTTTCTTTCGTTATAAACGAATGAATAATGTTACGACTAATCATATCTCTCTaacaatgaattataaaaaatgttgtgttcgttgtttatttgtagttaggGTACAACAGGTTAAAGTAATTTTCTAATAAACAGCTTTGCAACTATTATGGAAGTTTAGTTTCGTGTGAAAAGAGTGATGTGTAGATCACATTAgtaaaacaatagtaataaacagctgaaaaatcaaaaataatatatatttaattagaataaGAGTACGGTATTCTTAAACAAGAACAGTGACTGTTACATGATCGTATTCCACACCAGAAAAATAACAACGTTCGTTTGGGGCATTCCAGTCGCAATATATGTCATTATAACGTTGTATGACGTGAATGATTGCATCTCCAAAACGATGACGTAACATATCATAAATGTTTTTAGCATCTCCTTTTGGCCTGTTAGATTTTTACATCAAATCCTCTATAGATGAGGTGTTAATTATCTAGTCAGAATCTATCGGTTTATTGAAAGCAACTGCGTTTTTTCTTCCAACTCTGAATTTGCAAATATGTTGATAGTCTCCAACAGTATGCTTATCAAAGCCATAAACATCTTTATACACAACCACAAACCAATACAGCCAGTCATACTTACGGCCAAGTTAATCACGTAAGGCGACAGAAATACGTTTATTTGGGCTAGctttcatatttttcatgatattcTCTATATCCTGTTCAGCGAACCTTTTGTACTTATCTTTACATTTTTCCAGGTAGTCACTGGTGAATTCATTTACgtttttcaattgtttttcttttccattcTACTTGAACTGGATGCGTTTTCCTGCCACATAATTTTGTGTATGCTATGTAACACCCAACGTCAGTAACTCCTCCAAACGACTGCCAATCGCTTCCACTTTTTCCCTGTAGCATTTAGTACTTGTTATTACCGTTTCCAGAATAGGACGtgagaaaacaaaaatttctcCCGTGATTCCACTGTATAAAATATAGATGTTCCTTTTTTCTTTAGTCTGTTGGAACCTATGAATAAAATCTTGCTTGTTGGGGCTATCCATGTACTCAATTAAATACCGGATCTGGTGCATAAAGTTACACTTAAAAGGAAAAACTGCGTATTAAGTGTTGATTGATTTATCACTCTCTTTTGATCACAGATTTGatcaaaaatagttttcatatCTGTGCAAAGCGTCTTGAATTGTTGCCTCATGATATCTTCCTCGTCTTCGAAAGTAAGCCTAACAATCGTTCCAATGATACACTGTAAAAAATAAccgttttataacaaaaaaatgccTCGTTATTTTACGGAACATACGCATGTTTTCTGATCTACGCTGGTAAGCATCGTGAAATCACGCTGCTAACCAACGTAATCAGCACTGCGGCCCGCTCAGGCACCGCCTTTCAAGCCCATGGCATTGCAAAGTAGCTAGCGCGGGGCTAGATGCGCGTACGCGCGTGTTTATCAGCTATAGCCGGACTCTGCTGACGCAGTGCTGGATGCGGGGTCATGAACTAGGTCGCTCGCGGCACCGGAAGCGAGAATTTTGAATTCACACAAAGGAATCAGCAGTGCCAGTGGATCGTGGATGCAGTTTGTTCCGAATAGAGTCTAGCGTCAACTTGCGTTCTACACCTCATCAGTTTATTTACCCCTTGTTTAGACCTACGCAATCCAGattcagtttaatttaaattaactttgtgTTGTGCATTTCCAGGAGGcaggtttgtattttatttggttCATAACCATTGATATTACTGGTACATAGATAAATCTACTAACGTGAAGCCCAATGTCTACTTCATGACAAACTATATTCTAGGCCTATTGTGTTGCCTAAAATTGTAGCTTTCTAGCGATCTAACGTCAGGCCTGGTCAATTCGTATCAGGTATTTGGGAATGTGCGGTACCTGGGTACCGTTTGATGATAAACTGTTCCTGATTGATGATCTGATGAACCTTATACTATAATAGGTATAGGCTAGGTCCTAGTAGTGTAGATTCTTCAGATCTGGTCGTCTGGTTACCTTGTGAGAGCATATTCTTAGATTCAGTCATGCATGGAAGCTAGGCCTAAAGATCGTAGGCAGGCTGAACTtcacgtttttctttaaaaaactgcCATAGCATTTTTATGAAATTGCACTCTTCAGTATGTTTAGCTAGATAAATTACCATCCAGTTAATTTAGCAACAATATTCCAGTCACCAAATTTGCCTAAGTAAAAGGCTCGCTAATATTAGGGTTTTACAGCAAGTACATGGCATGATCAGTCTGGCTGCTGGGCATGAAGTTATAGGGCAAGAATTTTACTGATGTTTAGAGTAttccaaaattataaagagaTTATGTTAAAATTTTGGGCCAACTTTTGAGCGAATCATATAACATGGCACATTTTTTGGTCCTGAGTGGTTTACATGATTAATCCCAGTTTGGTGCATTTTAGCAGGTGATTCCTTCTGTAATTAACAGTTATGCAAGAATTTTGAATTGCTTCTCCAAAAGTAAGTGAAAGTGAGCAGGAGTTGATCAGTTGTTTCGCAAGTTCTTTCAACAGACAAGGCCTGGCGTGTTGGTTAAAGCCAAGATTTTAATTCCTGTGCCATACCCCATCACTTATCCACTTAATCTTGGAGATCTCACCATGCCCTGCTGCTTAGTTCATTTcctatatcaattttttttcactattCTGGTCTTGTTTGTTAGAGTTTAACTGAAACTCAAAATGTATCGCTGTATTATTTGTCACTTTAGAACATCTTCTCTGCGAACGTATGGCAGTCATTATAACTCATTCCATGCAGCTTTACCAAATCCTACTATACCTTGTCCAGTGACTGACTGTGGTGAAAACTTGCCAACATTTCCTTCTCTTAAATCACACATTTCAAGGCAGCATAAGGGAGAATATTCAAAACAGTATGTTGACTCTGATAGTATACAGCTGCAATGTGAGATAAGGCATTGCTTAGCAAAATATTTGGGTTTGAAACCTTTTATTGCTCATTTGAAGGGACATATAAAGGATGGTATTAATATTGCTTGTCCATTCCAACAATGTGATAAGCGATTTGAGGTTGTGTCAAGTTTCAGTTCTCACTTGAGCAGATATCACAAGGACACCTCAGTTCATCACCTGCATGTAGCCATCCTCTGAGAGATTTGACAACCTGAATCGTTGTAGCAGAGGCAACTCTTTCCGCAGGAAGCTGctggaagaaaaagaaaatggaggTACAACTGGTAGTGCTAAGAGAAAGTCTGCCTCAGTGCTGCAGCAGGATAGCTATGGCTGTATCAGGTGGCAGCCTGATCTGCCCGACGGGGAGACTGAGGAAAGCCAGGAACAGCAGAGGTGCTGGCTTGTAGAAGAATACCACCGTGGTAGTACCGACACGTCAAGGGTGATTCAAAGTATGGCCAGCACCTACCCGTCACAGCGCTACCTTATTAACAAAGGTGCTCACTTGTCAGCAGTGAGATAAAATTGGCCTTTCCTTTTACAGCCAGCATACTTTCTAAGCCATTTTGAATACCTTATGGACTTCAGTTTATTTGAAAGACTTGACCATGAGATGAGCAGTAGGGCAGACAAGATGCTGAGGTACTGTCAATCACAAACAAATGTAACTTTGGCAACAGCAGCAGCCCAGTTGACAATGCTAGCAAGTGGTTGGAAATGTTAGTCCCAAGGTGTATGGCACCCTCTTGCTGCTTCCTCTGATCTTTGAGAGGATAAAGAAGACCTCTTTAAAACTGCAGAGGTAAGGCTTTCACTACAGCTTTTATAATGAGTGAAAAATAGGAACAATTTATTTTTGGCAAAATGATAtcatatttcagttaaaataccTTTGTATACATCAAGCTCTAGTGACCAGATGCTCTTCCTGTTTTAGAGATTTTGGtaaatttttcttaaatgtttgctaatttctgtaaatattgactagtttaattataagaaaatatgaTTAGCAAATTTATGTCAAATATAAGCTTGAAAAAACAGAGACCTGTGGTAGGGCTACTATTTAAGGAAATACTGTTCTCTGTAGTACTGTACATTTTAATACTACTGCCTAATTTAACTTAGTACCAAGGTTCttttcacaaacatttagtaGACTGACAGTATCCAGCATtaacataattaacataaaacgCTTATCTAAGATTTGAAACAGGATTAtactgtaaacaggaaaatattcactaaagaaaaatattcatcaaCCTTACCAATGTTGCCAGTCCTTGAAGATTTTCCCCAGCAAAATGAGCCattttgaatgttgtattatgGATCACTGAAGTTGACAGAATTTATACAAATGAATTAAGCACTTATGTGACCGTCAAATTAGGGCTGCGCTGCAGATAAGTTCATATTATAATCCTGATTACAAATCAACTTTTGCTGTCACTTGACCTGCTGTATGTTTCCAGTATTAGacactaatttataaatacatgtaataggattatataattttttcaacaggaTATCATCACATCTGCTGATTTAGAACAACATGATGACCTACCTCACCCCCATGTAGTCATCAGAGGTAagatacttattaatatattcttaCTCATGCATACTGTTTTTGTacttggatttttttattttattttttttgggggggggggtatGTGCATCACATTGTATGCCTATTTTTCCATTTAATGGACTTCATTGTGTTTTTTGAAACTCTAAAACCTTCATTAAGAACAATTagtcatgtttttctttaaatatattaaaaataacaagaaaatgatAATGAAGGCCTAAAGTTtgagatatgtttaaaatatatggcaCCACTGCagattatataatacaatattcagaATTCCTTGATGTTTCTGTAAATTTAGAGTTTAGACCTGTGAATTGCTAGACCTCAATTTTTGACCATTCAAGGTCAAAGTTACACAGTCCTGCATGGCAAAAAATGTGGCAACTCACACACACATGGAGACACACAGACGTCACTGAAAATATGATAGCTGCCTCTGATAGAAGAGGGCAGCTGTAATTATTTCCTTGTTAGGCAGTTTGCtaagtactttgttttatttgtaacatcaggagagatatataaaagaaaactacacacTACAGGCTGCAGGGTTCCATATGTGGTTTTGGTCTGACCTGAATTATCAGGGCTGAAAACTTGataacagtattaacaagacAATATGCCTCACAAGAACGTCAAAATGTActcttgttgttttatatttttgtaggaAACCATCCATTTGAAAATAACTGCTATGCAGTTGTAGAAGGATGTATCCTGGCAGAAAATGTCACCCTACGGATGGCAGTTGGTTTGACCATAGCAGCTTATTATAACTTGAACATCACCTACCCAGAGTCCATTGCCAACACTCTTGAATTTATTCAAAGGTTTGGAATAGCACTTTCTTAATTTACCTGTATTTACTTACATAATTTCTTTTGACCTGTAAATGAAGATGATAAATATGAATAGCTCTTTCCTATGCAAAAGAATACCGGTACTTTGGTTGCTACCCATCAGTTTGATAGAGCCATTCTTAGGACCAAGGTTAAATGTTCCCTACTCACAGTTGGTCtttcaaaagttttaaacttgtacTAATCAATTTGCATGTATTTAGACTGGCCGACATGCAAGGCCAGCTGAAGTAGTTAGTTAGTCTTACTACACAGGTCCTCTCTCACATGTCCCAGACCTGTTTCACCATACAAAACTTAAGCTTAGGCCACAAGAAATACAGATTTGTGAATCATCGCTATCTGCATCCAGTCTTGGCTGccctataaacattttttatggctttactgaataaaatttttaaaaatattatatgttaacaGCATGAAATGTATATTTGCTAGAAGTATTTGGttgaatattcagtttaaaaagtTATGTCACCAGTAGGCAGAAATAGAAGTACATGGTATTTGCAGCAGAATGTGACAATTTTTTCTATTAGAGAATTGACATGTATGAAAAATTGAGCGATTTTTGTTGCAAATTGAACAGTGGACtggtcagaataaaaaaaaaaaagtgcctcTGTAACCCACTCTAGAAGGAATAAAAGGAtgagtaacaaaatatttgttcctTGTGGccttattgtattttgttataatgcaGATAATTTGAATTgtcaaaatgttatgaaaaaatatatatataaaacagaattccAGGATATTATGACTCATTTAACCATGCTTATCAATTTTAACAGGATCTTCCTTGGCATAAATCCTCAGAGGGGCTCCAAAGTGAGGAAGACCGACAAGAGGAGGCTTGCCTTTAGTACCAAAGTTAGAAAGTTGATAGACAATCTAAGGGATTTTGATAATGATATCTCAGTTATTTACTGAGATTTTATTTCTGCTTAATAAAAGATggacaataaaagtttaaacaactGCAAGACTTTATGGTttctaatattgaaatttaaCCAGTTAATAAATAGGAACATTGGCATGACATTCCTTGTGTAccattatttcatgttttcttgaaaaaacaaaatatcatcagtttgcaataaatatggaaaataaacaggagtctctgttttttttatttcaagaaaaagtCATATGTCTCTTTCTTTCTATTAATGTTATGCTAAAAATGCAGGCCCCGCGCATGTTATCATATTGAGCATTTCTTTCTGTAAAGTAACACCACCATGGTCGTAAAAATAATACACTCcatattactgtaaaattactccACATCAGCATAAAAATTACCCTGCCTTCCATGTAAAATTACTCCTATCAGCATTAAAATTACACTACCTTGCTATGTAAAATTGCACTGTATTTGCATGAAAATTACGGTGTATTGCCATGTTAAATGACAAGATTTGTTTTTGCAATGCACCGTAAAAAATTACACTCCTGTGTAGCGTCAACTCTGCTGCCACTACATTGCAGTGTAAAATTACGAACAATTTCTAACAGTGTAGAAAGAAAGAGTGCTCGATATACCAAGAACATCTAGACCTCTGGCAATGATCCTATTAGACGAATCAAGCTTTCCAAGAAACTCGGTTACATGTCTAGCTAACAGCAGATAATCGCTAATACTTAAAGAAGAGTTATTTGAAGCATCGTCTATGTAccctgttaaaaacaaaataattatctaattaatatatatataaactgagtTTGAAAATCTATATTCTGGCATATTTTACAGATAATTAAACAGTGCGCTTTTCACAAGAAAATGTATTACACACCGAAAATTAATGTTAGAAAAAATTACCATTTTAATGCTTATATATgcgaaatatatatacatttttaattggCATGTTAACAATGGGTATTAATATGCACGTAATCAGCTAGCGATATTTCAACTCTTAAGTGCAAAAGTAACAGGTAGTTAGGTTAACCATGGAGTGATAAACGTGATCAAAAGGGTATCTGTAAACTTATCTTTGTGACGTGAAAATAAACGTATATCTGTCAATtgacg encodes:
- the LOC143247904 gene encoding uncharacterized protein LOC143247904 codes for the protein MASTYPSQRYLINKGAHLSADKEDLFKTAEDIITSADLEQHDDLPHPHVVIRGNHPFENNCYAVVEGCILAENVTLRMAVGLTIAAYYNLNITYPESIANTLEFIQRIFLGINPQRGSKVRKTDKRRLAFSTKVRKLIDNLRDFDNDISVIY